One region of Microbacterium rhizosphaerae genomic DNA includes:
- the ribH gene encoding 6,7-dimethyl-8-ribityllumazine synthase has protein sequence MSGHGAPEQERVDASGLSVVVVAGTWHEVITNGMIAGAARTLDASGAAWRLVRVAGSFELPVVAKAALDAGADAVVALGVIIRGGTPHFEFVSSAATDGLTRVALDTGKPVGFGVLTLDNEQQGLDRAGLPGSKEDKGAEAADAALRTALILRELRARA, from the coding sequence GTGAGCGGGCACGGCGCTCCCGAGCAGGAGCGGGTGGATGCCTCGGGCCTGTCGGTCGTCGTCGTGGCCGGCACGTGGCACGAGGTCATCACGAACGGCATGATCGCCGGCGCCGCGCGGACCCTCGACGCCTCGGGCGCCGCCTGGCGCCTCGTGCGCGTCGCGGGCTCCTTCGAGCTGCCCGTGGTCGCGAAGGCGGCGCTGGATGCGGGCGCCGACGCGGTCGTGGCGCTGGGCGTCATCATCCGCGGCGGCACGCCGCACTTCGAGTTCGTCTCGTCGGCCGCGACCGACGGCCTGACCCGCGTGGCCCTCGACACGGGCAAGCCCGTCGGGTTCGGCGTGCTCACGCTCGACAACGAGCAGCAGGGTCTGGATCGCGCCGGTCTGCCCGGCTCGAAGGAGGACAAGGGCGCGGAGGCGGCCGACGCCGCCCTGCGCACAGCGCTCATCCTGCGGGAGCTGCGCGCCCGCGCCTGA
- a CDS encoding AsnC family protein, with product MSEGLPAAIAAAGGEPLAELRRIRAWQTELARAEAEQVRRARARGYSWVAIADSLGVSRQAVHKKYGRR from the coding sequence ATGAGCGAAGGCCTTCCGGCGGCGATCGCCGCTGCGGGCGGCGAGCCGCTCGCGGAGCTTCGGCGCATCCGCGCGTGGCAGACCGAGCTCGCCCGCGCCGAGGCCGAGCAGGTGCGCCGCGCCCGCGCCCGCGGCTACTCGTGGGTCGCCATCGCGGACTCCCTCGGCGTCAGCCGTCAGGCCGTGCACAAGAAGTACGGGCGAAGATAG
- a CDS encoding DUF2269 family protein translates to MDTLITILHVGTAVFIVGPMAIIPMTGLRALRAGNAAQVRTLATSTMLFTWLSLLTFVFGFGAMSMAPARYHLTFTTPWILWSAILYIVAFVLNAFVVVPQMRKAADAMVATPEGSAPVRPAGYGPIAATNGIASLLLVVVVILMIWKP, encoded by the coding sequence ATGGACACTCTCATCACGATCCTCCACGTGGGCACCGCGGTGTTCATCGTGGGCCCGATGGCGATCATCCCGATGACCGGCCTGCGCGCTCTGCGTGCGGGCAACGCCGCCCAGGTTCGCACCCTCGCGACCTCCACGATGCTCTTCACCTGGCTGTCGCTGCTGACGTTCGTGTTCGGCTTCGGAGCGATGTCGATGGCGCCCGCCCGCTACCACCTGACCTTCACGACTCCGTGGATCCTGTGGTCCGCGATCCTCTACATCGTCGCGTTCGTCCTGAACGCGTTCGTCGTCGTGCCGCAGATGCGCAAGGCGGCCGACGCCATGGTTGCGACGCCCGAGGGCTCGGCGCCGGTGCGGCCCGCGGGCTACGGGCCCATCGCGGCGACCAACGGCATCGCGTCGCTGCTGCTGGTCGTCGTCGTCATCCTGATGATCTGGAAGCCATAG
- a CDS encoding lytic transglycosylase domain-containing protein, translating into MPSFTTATRIAVVAAVVAAVAIPTAVSAAHASDTASTAVKPVEVATAINDQLVLGKAEVALEPVRPDYDQLQLGKTHVMKTAAFSDDAPTIVGVPYVPPPPAPPAPAPAPKPKPKVVAKPAPKPRVAAPAPVSVPAGDVRAIGQQLAAQRGWGADQFACLNALWNRESGWRVTASNSSGAYGIPQALPGSKMGAGWQSDPVVQITWGLNYIAGRYGTPCGAWAHSQSTGWY; encoded by the coding sequence GTGCCCTCCTTCACCACCGCCACCCGAATCGCCGTGGTCGCCGCCGTCGTGGCAGCCGTGGCCATCCCGACCGCGGTGTCCGCCGCCCACGCGAGCGACACCGCATCCACCGCCGTCAAGCCCGTCGAGGTCGCCACGGCGATCAACGACCAGCTCGTGCTCGGAAAGGCTGAGGTCGCCCTCGAGCCCGTCCGGCCGGACTACGACCAGCTCCAGCTGGGCAAGACGCACGTCATGAAGACCGCCGCCTTCAGCGACGACGCACCGACGATCGTCGGCGTGCCCTACGTCCCGCCGCCCCCCGCGCCCCCGGCACCGGCACCGGCGCCGAAGCCGAAGCCCAAGGTCGTGGCCAAGCCCGCTCCGAAGCCGCGGGTCGCCGCGCCCGCTCCCGTGTCCGTCCCGGCGGGCGACGTGCGCGCGATCGGCCAGCAGCTCGCCGCCCAGCGCGGCTGGGGCGCCGACCAGTTCGCGTGCCTGAACGCCCTGTGGAACCGCGAGTCGGGCTGGCGCGTCACCGCGAGCAACTCGAGCGGGGCCTACGGCATCCCGCAGGCGCTCCCCGGATCGAAGATGGGCGCGGGCTGGCAGAGCGACCCGGTCGTCCAGATCACGTGGGGCCTCAACTACATCGCCGGCCGCTACGGCACGCCGTGCGGCGCGTGGGCGCACTCCCAGTCGACCGGCTGGTACTGA
- a CDS encoding phosphoenolpyruvate carboxykinase (GTP), with product MALAESFTRTTGPITRPVTALREFGARPAYTGAGMDALVAWVDEVAALTQPARIHWVDGSRAENDALVREMVAEGKLIKLNPEWRPGSYLARSHPSDVARTEGRTFIASEREEDAGPTNNWADPAEMRATMTGVFAGSMRGRTMYVVPFSMGAVGGPLSHLGVQITDSAYAVASIGIMTRVGDAVTALIAGGQPWVKTVHSVGAPLAEGEQDAEWPCNDEKYIVHYPDTLEVWSFGSGYGGNAILAKKCFALRIASVIGRDEGWLAEHMLLIRVIDPRGKAYHVAAAFPSACGKTNLAMLRPTIPGWRVETLGDDIVWIRPGEDGRLWAINPEAGFFGVAPGTGESTNVTAVETLWGNTIFTNVALRPDGDVWWEGLTDEAPAELIDWEGKPWTPASGRPAAHPNSRFTVSAAQCPQIAADWEEAVPLDAILFGGRRATNVPLVVEATDWTHGVFLGSTISSERTAAAEGTVGELRRDPFAMLPFCGYNMADYFGHWLKVGQAARFDRLPRIFQVNWFRRGADGRFLWPGFGDNSRVIDWIVRRIDGEVPAIESPIGRLPRVQDLNLFGLRIPAEDLDELFAIDRTSWEREADLTEEFYATFDGKIPAALQSELAALRYRLQRA from the coding sequence ATGGCCTTGGCAGAGAGCTTCACCCGGACGACCGGCCCGATCACACGTCCCGTGACGGCGCTGCGCGAGTTCGGCGCCCGTCCTGCCTACACCGGCGCCGGCATGGACGCCCTCGTCGCCTGGGTGGACGAGGTGGCCGCACTGACGCAGCCTGCCCGCATCCACTGGGTCGACGGATCGCGCGCCGAGAACGACGCCCTCGTGCGCGAGATGGTCGCCGAGGGCAAGCTCATCAAGCTGAACCCCGAGTGGCGCCCCGGCTCGTACCTGGCCCGCTCGCACCCGAGCGACGTCGCCCGCACGGAGGGGCGCACGTTCATCGCCTCGGAGCGTGAAGAGGATGCCGGTCCCACGAACAACTGGGCCGACCCGGCCGAGATGCGCGCCACGATGACGGGCGTGTTCGCCGGCTCGATGCGCGGACGCACGATGTACGTCGTACCCTTCTCGATGGGAGCCGTCGGCGGCCCGCTGTCGCACCTGGGCGTGCAGATCACCGACTCGGCGTACGCCGTGGCATCCATCGGCATCATGACGCGCGTGGGCGACGCCGTCACCGCCCTCATCGCCGGCGGCCAGCCGTGGGTCAAGACCGTGCACTCCGTCGGTGCGCCCCTCGCCGAAGGCGAGCAGGATGCCGAGTGGCCCTGCAACGACGAGAAGTACATCGTCCACTACCCCGACACGCTCGAGGTGTGGTCGTTCGGCTCCGGCTACGGCGGCAACGCGATCCTCGCGAAGAAGTGCTTCGCGCTGCGCATCGCGTCGGTGATCGGCCGCGACGAGGGATGGCTCGCCGAGCACATGCTGCTCATCCGGGTGATCGACCCGCGCGGCAAGGCGTACCACGTGGCCGCCGCCTTCCCGTCGGCCTGCGGCAAGACGAACCTGGCGATGCTGCGCCCGACGATCCCCGGCTGGCGCGTCGAGACGCTCGGCGACGACATCGTCTGGATCCGCCCGGGCGAGGACGGGCGCCTGTGGGCCATCAACCCGGAGGCGGGCTTCTTCGGCGTCGCGCCGGGCACCGGCGAGTCGACCAACGTCACGGCCGTCGAGACGCTGTGGGGCAACACGATCTTCACCAACGTGGCCCTGCGCCCCGACGGCGACGTGTGGTGGGAAGGCCTCACCGACGAGGCGCCGGCCGAGCTCATCGACTGGGAGGGCAAGCCCTGGACGCCGGCATCCGGCCGCCCCGCCGCCCACCCGAACTCGCGGTTCACGGTCAGTGCCGCGCAATGCCCGCAGATCGCCGCGGACTGGGAGGAGGCCGTCCCGCTGGATGCCATCCTCTTCGGCGGGCGACGTGCGACCAACGTCCCGCTCGTGGTCGAGGCCACCGACTGGACGCACGGCGTCTTCCTCGGCTCGACCATCTCGTCGGAGCGCACCGCCGCCGCGGAGGGCACCGTCGGCGAGCTGCGCCGCGACCCGTTCGCGATGCTCCCGTTCTGCGGCTACAACATGGCGGACTACTTCGGCCACTGGCTGAAGGTCGGCCAGGCGGCGCGCTTCGACCGCCTGCCGCGCATCTTCCAGGTCAACTGGTTCCGCCGCGGCGCGGACGGCCGGTTCCTGTGGCCGGGCTTCGGCGACAACTCGCGCGTGATCGACTGGATCGTCCGCCGCATCGACGGCGAGGTCCCGGCGATCGAGAGCCCGATCGGGCGCCTGCCGCGCGTGCAGGATCTGAACCTGTTCGGCCTGCGGATTCCGGCCGAGGACCTCGACGAGCTCTTCGCCATCGACCGCACGTCGTGGGAGCGCGAGGCCGACCTCACCGAGGAGTTCTACGCGACCTTCGACGGCAAGATCCCGGCCGCCCTGCAGTCCGAGCTCGCCGCGCTGCGCTACCGCCTGCAGCGAGCCTGA
- a CDS encoding ABC transporter permease: protein MTFLPVGEPVEPQAPGSAAQPSLDELRAEAMAWGRKPRRRGALYVADHVVHAMRAYGWTIIVGALGQPILYLVGLVVGLASLIGGSVTDAWGQHVPYLVFVAPALLMTAGIQVASEEFSYPVMDGFKWRRYFYGFSASPISPQQIATGVAVGASARVLLATAGYFVFVWLFQAVPHGGSGWLAIPIGVLAAWSFGMPLLAYAASLQNDAGQFAMVQRFVFMPMFLFSGTFYPLTALPIWLQWIGWISPLWHATELGRVVTYGAAEPVWLTVVHIVYLVALTVGGYLAARRIFVRRLGA from the coding sequence ATGACCTTCCTGCCGGTTGGTGAGCCTGTCGAACCACAGGCGCCGGGCTCTGCGGCCCAGCCGTCGCTGGACGAGCTGCGCGCCGAGGCGATGGCGTGGGGTCGCAAGCCGCGCCGCCGAGGCGCGCTCTATGTCGCCGATCACGTCGTGCACGCCATGCGCGCGTACGGCTGGACGATCATCGTCGGCGCGCTGGGTCAGCCCATCCTCTATCTCGTCGGGCTCGTCGTGGGCCTCGCATCCCTCATCGGCGGGTCCGTCACGGACGCGTGGGGCCAGCACGTGCCGTACCTCGTGTTCGTCGCTCCGGCCCTCCTGATGACCGCGGGGATCCAGGTCGCGAGCGAGGAGTTCAGCTACCCGGTCATGGACGGGTTCAAGTGGCGCCGCTATTTCTACGGGTTCAGCGCGTCCCCGATCTCGCCGCAGCAGATCGCGACGGGTGTCGCCGTGGGCGCGAGCGCCCGCGTCCTGCTCGCGACGGCGGGCTACTTCGTCTTCGTCTGGCTGTTCCAGGCCGTGCCCCACGGCGGCAGCGGCTGGCTCGCCATCCCGATCGGCGTGCTCGCGGCCTGGTCGTTCGGGATGCCGCTCCTGGCCTACGCGGCGTCGCTGCAGAACGACGCAGGCCAGTTCGCCATGGTTCAGCGGTTCGTCTTCATGCCGATGTTCCTGTTCTCCGGCACGTTCTACCCGCTCACCGCGCTGCCGATCTGGCTGCAGTGGATCGGCTGGATCTCGCCGCTGTGGCACGCGACCGAGCTCGGCCGCGTCGTGACGTACGGGGCGGCCGAGCCGGTGTGGCTCACCGTGGTCCACATCGTCTATCTCGTCGCGCTCACCGTTGGCGGCTACCTCGCCGCGCGCAGGATCTTCGTGCGGCGGCTGGGCGCATGA
- a CDS encoding ABC transporter ATP-binding protein, translating to MTASRRGRRTAPEGPRARLTQLLPFLFEHKRVLVIVVLLSIFGAVATLLQPLVVGKVITLVEAGAQGQGQLTPYVWALIALVVASSLLSGYQHYLLQRTGTAVVYSSRRKLISRILHLPIAEFDARRTGDLVSRVGTDTTLLYAVMTQGLVDAVGNALIFVGAIIAMAVIDPVLLGIIVLVLAIAIAGVVALSGRIRVATRQQQEKVGELASGVERAIGSIRTVRASGATAREEASVSGLAEETYRIGVRIAKVSALVVPVAGIALQVSLLVVLGVGGLRVASGAITIASLVTFIMFLFMLIAPLGSFFGAITSVNQALGALGRIQEVLDLPIETADDAAIAASLTGADEGATPRQARGPEQARGPEQARGPEHARGPEQARGPEQAPAAIEFRDVHFRYPAAVVAARVKAESEAATLLESAHVAVASPLQARAPENVETDADGDVLRGVSFAVPHGARVALVGPSGAGKSTTLSLIERFYDPTGGAILLDGADVRTLDRDDLRARLGYVEQDAPTLAGTIADNLRLASPDASDEACELVLREVNLGDVLDRSPLGLEAPVGEGGVMLSGGERQRLAIARALLAAPPILLLDESTSSLDGLNEQRMRDAIDAVASGRTLIVIAHRLSTVVDSDLIVVLDHGRVVGQGTHSELVASTPLYRDLARHQLLV from the coding sequence ATGACCGCCTCCCGTCGCGGCCGCCGTACCGCCCCCGAAGGCCCGCGCGCACGCCTCACGCAACTGCTGCCGTTCCTCTTCGAGCACAAGCGCGTGCTCGTGATCGTGGTGCTGCTGAGCATCTTCGGCGCTGTCGCGACCCTCCTCCAGCCGCTGGTGGTCGGCAAGGTCATCACGCTCGTCGAAGCCGGCGCCCAGGGGCAGGGTCAGCTCACGCCGTACGTCTGGGCGCTCATCGCGCTCGTCGTCGCGTCGTCCCTGCTGTCGGGCTACCAGCACTACCTGCTGCAGCGCACCGGCACGGCGGTCGTCTACTCGAGCCGCCGCAAGCTGATCTCGCGCATCCTGCACCTGCCGATCGCCGAGTTCGACGCCCGGCGCACCGGCGACCTCGTGTCACGCGTGGGCACCGACACGACACTGCTGTACGCCGTCATGACGCAGGGTCTCGTGGATGCCGTCGGCAACGCCCTGATCTTCGTCGGCGCCATCATCGCGATGGCCGTCATCGACCCGGTGCTGCTCGGCATCATCGTGCTCGTGCTGGCGATCGCCATCGCCGGCGTCGTCGCGCTGAGCGGACGCATCCGGGTCGCGACCCGACAGCAGCAGGAGAAGGTCGGCGAGCTCGCATCCGGGGTGGAGCGGGCCATCGGGTCGATCCGCACCGTCCGCGCCTCGGGCGCCACCGCCCGCGAGGAGGCGTCCGTGAGCGGGCTCGCCGAGGAGACCTACCGGATCGGCGTGCGCATCGCGAAGGTGTCGGCGCTCGTCGTGCCGGTCGCCGGCATCGCGCTGCAGGTGTCGCTCCTCGTCGTACTCGGCGTCGGCGGTCTGCGCGTCGCGTCGGGCGCGATCACGATCGCGAGCCTCGTGACGTTCATCATGTTCCTGTTCATGCTCATCGCGCCGCTCGGCTCGTTCTTCGGCGCGATCACGTCGGTGAACCAGGCGCTCGGGGCGCTGGGTCGCATCCAGGAGGTGCTGGACCTGCCCATCGAGACGGCGGATGACGCGGCCATCGCGGCCTCGCTGACCGGAGCCGATGAGGGTGCGACCCCTCGACAGGCTCGCGGACCGGAACAGGCTCGGGGACCGGAACAGGCTCGGGGACCGGAACACGCCCGGGGACCGGAACAGGCCCGCGGACCGGAACAGGCGCCGGCGGCGATCGAGTTCCGCGACGTGCACTTCCGCTACCCGGCCGCCGTCGTCGCGGCACGCGTCAAGGCCGAGTCGGAGGCTGCGACGCTGCTCGAGTCCGCCCATGTCGCGGTCGCCTCACCGCTGCAGGCGCGAGCACCGGAGAACGTCGAGACGGACGCCGACGGCGATGTGCTGCGCGGCGTCTCCTTCGCCGTGCCGCACGGCGCGCGGGTCGCGCTCGTCGGGCCGTCGGGCGCCGGCAAGTCCACGACCCTCTCGCTCATCGAGCGGTTCTACGACCCGACCGGCGGGGCGATCCTCCTCGACGGCGCCGATGTGCGCACGCTCGATCGCGACGACCTGCGCGCCCGGCTCGGCTACGTCGAACAGGATGCGCCGACCCTCGCGGGCACGATCGCCGACAACCTGCGGCTGGCCTCCCCCGATGCCTCCGACGAGGCGTGCGAGCTCGTGCTGCGCGAGGTGAATCTCGGCGACGTGCTCGACCGCAGCCCGCTGGGGCTCGAGGCCCCGGTCGGCGAGGGCGGCGTCATGCTGTCCGGCGGCGAGCGTCAGCGGCTCGCGATCGCCCGTGCGCTGCTGGCCGCTCCCCCGATCCTGCTGCTCGACGAGTCGACGTCATCCCTCGACGGTCTGAACGAGCAGCGGATGCGGGATGCCATCGACGCCGTCGCATCCGGTCGCACGCTCATCGTGATCGCGCACCGTCTGTCCACCGTCGTCGACAGCGACCTCATCGTCGTGCTGGACCACGGCCGCGTCGTTGGTCAGGGGACGCACTCGGAGCTCGTCGCATCCACGCCCCTGTACCGCGACCTCGCCCGCCACCAGCTGCTGGTGTGA
- a CDS encoding ABC transporter permease has translation MTTADVRTSEAPIRGGGVRALYAGNPGSVVQRGFIAARSSSWVVVLSGFFEPVLYLASMGIGLGSLIGDVQTPAGPIPYAAYIAPALLAVSAMNGAIYDSTWNVFFKLNHAKLYEGMLATSLGPLDVALGEIVYALLRGLVYATGFMIIMQIFGLNLAWTAILALPAVVLIAFGFASLGMAVTSYMKVFQQMDLINFVLLPMFLFSATFYPITIYPEWLQVIVMALPLWQGVELVRGLTTGVLVPDMWWHVLYYLVMIGIGLVFTTKRLRALFLD, from the coding sequence ATGACGACCGCAGACGTCCGCACGAGCGAGGCGCCCATCCGCGGCGGCGGCGTTCGCGCCCTCTACGCCGGCAACCCCGGCTCCGTCGTGCAGCGCGGGTTCATCGCCGCTCGCAGCAGCAGCTGGGTCGTGGTGCTGTCGGGTTTCTTCGAGCCCGTGCTGTACCTGGCATCCATGGGCATCGGCCTGGGGAGCCTGATCGGCGACGTGCAGACGCCCGCGGGCCCGATCCCGTACGCCGCCTACATCGCCCCGGCCCTGCTCGCCGTCTCGGCGATGAACGGCGCGATCTACGACTCGACGTGGAACGTCTTCTTCAAGCTCAATCACGCGAAGCTCTACGAGGGGATGCTGGCCACCTCCCTCGGCCCGCTCGACGTCGCGCTCGGCGAGATCGTCTACGCGCTGCTGCGCGGCCTGGTGTACGCGACCGGCTTCATGATCATCATGCAGATCTTCGGCCTGAACCTCGCCTGGACGGCGATTCTGGCGCTCCCGGCGGTGGTGCTCATCGCGTTCGGCTTCGCGTCGCTCGGCATGGCGGTCACGAGCTACATGAAGGTCTTCCAGCAGATGGACCTCATCAACTTCGTCCTGCTGCCCATGTTCCTGTTCTCGGCGACGTTCTACCCGATCACGATCTACCCGGAGTGGCTGCAGGTGATCGTGATGGCGCTTCCGCTGTGGCAGGGCGTCGAGCTGGTCCGGGGACTCACGACCGGCGTGCTCGTCCCCGACATGTGGTGGCACGTCCTCTACTACCTCGTCATGATCGGCATCGGCCTCGTCTTCACGACGAAACGACTGCGGGCGCTCTTCCTCGATTGA
- a CDS encoding ABC transporter ATP-binding protein — MPEPVIHAENLVKTYRSKGQPEVVAVGGLSFEVAPGESFGLLGPNGAGKSTTMKMIGAVSTRTAGELSILGLDPDRYGPEIRSRLGVVPQQDNLDGELNARENLFIYGRYFGLPAKACHAKADELLAFAQLEDKAKSKVDQLSGGMKRRLTIARGLVNDPRILLLDEPTTGLDPQARHVLWDRLFRLKERGTTLVLTTHYMDEAEQLCDRLIVVDKGRIMAEGSPSALIREYSTREVLEVRFGASRNDEVAPQLQGLGERVEVLPDRILIYAEDGEAVLERVIAEGLEPITSLVRRSSLEDVFLRLTGRSLIE; from the coding sequence GTGCCAGAGCCCGTCATCCACGCCGAGAACCTCGTCAAGACCTATCGGTCGAAGGGGCAGCCGGAGGTCGTCGCCGTCGGCGGACTGAGCTTCGAGGTCGCTCCGGGCGAGTCGTTCGGGCTGCTCGGCCCCAACGGCGCCGGCAAGTCGACGACCATGAAGATGATCGGCGCCGTCTCGACGCGCACGGCGGGGGAGCTCAGCATCCTGGGTCTCGACCCCGATCGCTACGGGCCTGAGATCCGCTCGCGACTGGGGGTCGTCCCGCAGCAGGACAACCTCGACGGCGAGCTCAACGCGCGTGAGAACCTCTTCATCTACGGGCGGTACTTCGGTCTGCCCGCGAAGGCGTGCCACGCGAAGGCCGACGAGCTCCTCGCGTTCGCGCAGCTCGAAGACAAGGCCAAGAGCAAGGTCGATCAACTGTCCGGCGGCATGAAGCGCCGCCTCACGATCGCGCGCGGGCTCGTGAACGACCCGCGCATCCTCCTGCTCGACGAGCCCACGACGGGTCTCGACCCGCAGGCCCGCCACGTGCTGTGGGACCGGCTGTTCCGCCTCAAGGAGCGCGGCACGACACTCGTGCTCACGACGCACTACATGGATGAGGCCGAGCAGCTGTGCGACCGTCTGATCGTCGTCGACAAGGGCAGGATCATGGCGGAGGGGTCGCCGTCGGCGCTCATCCGCGAGTACTCCACCCGTGAGGTGCTCGAGGTGCGCTTCGGAGCGAGCCGCAACGACGAGGTCGCCCCGCAGCTGCAGGGCCTCGGCGAGCGCGTCGAAGTGCTGCCCGACCGCATCCTGATCTACGCCGAGGACGGCGAGGCCGTCCTGGAGCGCGTCATCGCCGAGGGTCTCGAACCCATCACGTCGCTCGTGCGCCGGTCCTCGCTCGAGGACGTCTTCCTGCGATTGACGGGAAGGTCGCTGATCGAATGA
- a CDS encoding helix-turn-helix domain-containing protein, with protein sequence MTASGIELATLGHRIRHHRLESGMTLDELGAQVGVAGSHLSLIENGKREPKLSLLQEIARATGVELADLLSTEPPNRRAALEIELERAQASTVFRRLGVTPVKVSKAMSDDTLESILGLHRELHRREREAIATPEEARRANTELRLHMRERNNYLPEIERLAEKQLKSAGHVSGALTHRTVSLMAEQLGFELIYVTDLPHSARSVTDIQNGRIYLPPASIPGGHGLRSMALQAMGHRMLGHQPPTSYADFLQQRLEINYYAACCLMPETNAVAFLQQAKKDRNLAVEDFRDAFGVTHEAAGMRMTNLLTHHLGIPLHFLRVDGTGAISRVYENDDLPLPMDVTGSVEGQMVCRKFLARSAFEEQNRTTEHYQYTDTPAGSFWCSTQTGSTSSGEFSVTVGVPFDDAKWFRGRETQKRAVSTCPDETCCRRPPTDAAARWDGKAWPSARVHMQMFSPLPSGKFPGVDATEVYAFLDRHAEG encoded by the coding sequence ATGACCGCCTCCGGCATCGAACTGGCCACCCTGGGCCACCGCATCCGTCACCACCGCCTCGAGAGCGGCATGACCCTGGACGAGCTCGGGGCACAGGTCGGCGTCGCAGGGAGCCACCTGAGCCTCATCGAGAACGGCAAGCGCGAGCCGAAGCTCTCGCTGCTGCAGGAGATCGCGCGGGCCACGGGGGTGGAGCTCGCCGACCTGCTGTCGACCGAGCCGCCGAACCGCCGCGCCGCCCTGGAGATCGAGCTCGAGCGGGCGCAGGCGAGCACGGTGTTCCGGCGCCTCGGCGTCACGCCGGTGAAGGTCAGCAAGGCCATGAGCGACGACACGCTGGAGTCCATCCTCGGGCTGCACCGCGAGCTGCACCGCCGCGAGCGCGAAGCCATCGCCACACCGGAGGAGGCGCGTCGCGCCAACACCGAGCTGCGGCTGCACATGCGCGAGCGGAACAACTACCTGCCGGAGATCGAGCGGCTCGCGGAGAAGCAGCTGAAGTCGGCCGGCCACGTGTCGGGCGCGCTCACGCACCGCACCGTGAGCCTCATGGCCGAGCAGCTCGGCTTCGAGCTCATCTACGTCACCGATCTCCCCCACTCCGCGCGATCGGTCACCGACATCCAGAACGGGCGCATCTACCTGCCGCCGGCATCCATCCCCGGCGGGCACGGCCTGCGCTCGATGGCGCTGCAGGCGATGGGGCACCGGATGCTCGGCCACCAGCCGCCGACGTCGTACGCCGACTTCCTCCAGCAGCGGCTCGAGATCAACTACTACGCCGCGTGCTGCCTGATGCCCGAGACCAACGCCGTGGCGTTCCTGCAGCAGGCGAAGAAGGACCGCAACCTCGCGGTCGAGGATTTCCGCGACGCGTTCGGCGTCACGCACGAGGCGGCCGGGATGCGGATGACCAACCTGCTGACGCACCACCTCGGCATCCCCCTGCACTTCTTGCGGGTGGACGGGACGGGCGCCATCTCGCGCGTCTACGAGAACGACGACCTGCCGCTGCCGATGGACGTCACGGGCTCGGTCGAGGGTCAGATGGTGTGCCGCAAGTTCCTCGCGCGCTCGGCGTTCGAGGAGCAGAACCGCACCACCGAGCACTACCAGTACACCGACACCCCCGCCGGGTCGTTCTGGTGCTCGACGCAGACCGGCTCGACGAGCTCCGGCGAGTTCTCGGTCACCGTCGGCGTTCCGTTCGACGACGCGAAGTGGTTCCGAGGGCGCGAGACGCAGAAGCGCGCGGTGTCGACGTGCCCGGACGAGACGTGCTGCCGGCGGCCGCCGACGGATGCCGCGGCCCGCTGGGACGGCAAGGCCTGGCCGAGCGCCCGCGTGCACATGCAGATGTTCTCCCCGCTGCCGAGCGGCAAGTTCCCCGGCGTCGACGCGACGGAGGTCTACGCCTTCCTCGACCGGCACGCCGAGGGCTGA